The sequence AATTATTCAGAGTTCCAATGCAACATACACTTTCGGAGTGATGTAATCGTTTCTTAATGTCAAGCTCAAAAGTTAAACAGATCTGGTGCACTTATAGTTAACCACTGAGGTATTCCTTCACTTCCACTCAATAAATAATGTATACACAGTGTCCAGACTTAGGGTGCGTTCGTTTGGAGAACAAAGCGAGTaagtttgtttcgttttccacgcgcatgtTTCCCGAACTAccaaacggtgtgtttttttgcaaaaaaaattctatagaaaagttgcttaaaaaatcatattaatctatttttaaagtttaaaatagttaatactcaattaatcatgtgctaatggctcaccttattttgcgtatcttcctaatcttctctatctccttttcctcaaacacacccttagtgtCTCCGTCTGAcacaaacttataaaaataATGAATGAGAGGTAAGACTATCTTATGCTGCCGCTGCTCACAAGCTTCAAAGCCACATGGACAGAGAACAGGCACACCTATCTTAATTTGATtcttttatactccctctatcccataaaaaatcaatctagaatCAAATGTGATATtttagtactatgaatttgaaaatatctACTAAAATATGTCATATCATCAGAtattaagttggttttttattggacggaaggagtaggtATCtactagtacttttttttttatggaacctTGCATATCTATGTCAGACGCCCCTTTTCACCCTTCATTTTAATGAACAGACGAAGACCATATTTCAGCGTACAGTCCCTCAGAGCATTGCACCAGTGGTTGAAAGGTacctaaaaatcaaataattattCAAAAAGGTTGGACAAAGCCAAAGCCAGCGAACCCCAACATATTGCTTAAATACCAAATATGCAGGAAGCAGAATGAAACTGTCGCATGCatttcattgaaaaaaaaattgaaactacTGCAAATGCTAGATGCTAGTTGCTGCTGATCTACCACCCACTAATGCAGGTTTTGGTCTCCAATCGCTCCCAGTGCAGCAAACAACACCGGCAAAAAGGACACCTGAATTGTCTAGCTACCTACCATTAGGCCATCAATTCATGCAACATGTGCTCACTCTTTGATCATCAGTCGATAAAACAAGATAAACGCATTGACACTGGAATATCTCATTCTACTTTGCCACAACTTCCGGATTCATGAAGAGACATgaacaaaacagaaaaaaaaaatggaatagtCGTTCAAGCTTCCGAAATTAAGATAGAAGTACGCAAGCTTTACAAAAGGTATAAGCTGGGTAATGGGTTGCATAACATATCGGTATGGAGTAGCGAAGATATTGTAGAAGCATATGAACACTGTATTCACAAGCATCTATCTTTGTCTTCAGAAGTATAAACTATTGAGGCTATCTGACAATCTCTGTTCTAAAACCTTTTCTGTGTATGCAGTTTTCACTCCAGGCCAAACTCCTTCACTGATCTAGGACTGCAGATGAAGTCAAGTTGAGGATTCTTGATGTTATCTTGTAGTATTGATATCTGACCCTCCTTAACAAGTATGTCTTCCTCAAGGGCTTCAATTTTCTTCTTTAGTGAGGCAGTCTCATTTTGCATGATGCTGATGGTTTTTCTCAGCTGCTTTGCTTCCTGCCATAAAAGGTCCCTCTCATCAGTTACTGTTTTCAGCGTTCCTCTAAGGGCACTAATCTCCTTTGCAGATTCCTGGAAATCCAGCTGGACCTGACTAATGATCTCATCTTTCTTCAAGCCCTGCTAGTGCAACAAGTATGTAAACAAACAAGGTATACAAATTGTAGGTTCTAAAGGAGTGCATGGGAAAAAAATGCCACTAATACAAAAGGACGATCATAAGCATATAATCCGACATAGAGAATTTTCACACGCCTTGCAAGTTACACCACTAGAGGCTCCTGGTACTGGTCAAATAACATGCTAAATGTCAGATTATAGACTCTCTATACATAAACTGATTTATGGACCCTGGTGAATTTTCATGCTTCACTTAGTATAACAAAGAATATCACATTGTAATCTCATTTACCATTTATAGTCAGTTTGTCTAAGCATTTATTTTATGATCCGTGAGCTGATACTGATATTCTTGTTGACCAGAAGCCACTAAAAACTCGCATAATTTCATACGCTAATTCAGAGTCTTAAAACTTTGGAACTTCTTCTACAATAATCTGAAACACCTCAGTTGAAGAACCTATCAAGAGGCAAATTGAAGAGCTTCCGTTACTGACCTAAGCTCCAATACTAACAGATGACCTTTTTCTCTCAGATTGTCACTAATATTTACGGTTTAGGTCATATGAAGTCTGATTTCATTAGTGTTAAACATGTCCCTTGTAGCACACGTATAAAGTCATAAGTTGATTCTTAGTAAGACAAAAGCACATTTCATATTTTCACAACCAAACCAGAGGACTAGTTGAAggtaaaaaataacaaaatagaTTTTTCTTCAGGATAATACAGTAAAACAGCATGACAAGGGAACTCATTGTTTCAAAGAAGGATTTTGTTGGGGAATAAGGGTAGGAAAAATCTACCTGAAGCTCCAAGTGCTTAGCCTTGTGGTTCATGCAAGATAGTTCGTCCTGAACTCTCTGGATCTCATTTCTCATGACATCCTGTATACGAAGTGAAGATGCCAGATCTGACTCTAATAGTTCAACATCAAGTTCCTTTGAAAGGAGAGCCTCCTTTAGCACTCTATTGAGTATAGCCTCTTCTTTCAGCTTGAGTTCAGGAATATCCTACAATAAGAATAAGATGGTGGTAAACAAAGGCTCAAGGAGTCAAGGTTATGCACCTGCTGAACTTACTAACACATATTATACTACACTAATTATTTTTCCAGCTGAGTGCTCCCCTGTCTTTTCTTATTCcaaccaaaaaggaaaaaaacttgATTGAACAGAAAAAGATTTACAGTAAAACATAATAGGTGCTCATACCAGAGGTAACTCATCTGTGTGCTCCCTGGAAGGACTAGATCCAACTACAGTCTCTCCAGAACTTccctttatattttccttttcagtGAGGACAGAACTAATAATCCCCAAACTTTGCTTCAGACTCTGGATTCGTCCTTTGATGCTCTGGAACTCCAAAGTGTAGTCAGTGACAGTTAATGCAGCTATGCCATTGCCAGCTTCATTTTCATGCCTTTTGCATTTCATTAGTTCCAACAATTTGATGCACAGTTGGCTAGTCTTGTCAAGCAATGACAAGCCATGTATCTGCAAGTTATCCACTCTGGCTAGTAGCTCCTGGTCAAGACGAATTGAGGACAAGCGCGGTCCATTTCCAGTACTTTGTATACGATTTAAAAGTGCAATGTTCTCTTGCCTTAGGGACTCTGATTCAAGATGACAAGATTGAACTTCACCTCTTAACTTCTGCTCAACTCCTGTCAGTCTAATAAGTTCCATTTGCATTCTCTTCTTTATCTTGTCACTGCACTCAACAGATTTCTTATCTAATTCAGTACTGTATCCCTGTCTTAAGCCACTGATTGTTCTTTCTTGTTCATTGCATATGGTTTGTAGCCTTGAAATCACTTTATGCAATGCTTTGTTCTCACCATCCTTATCTTCCAAGAATTTCCTGAGATGATCTTTTTCCTCCACAGCCTTAGTAAAACAATCATGTAACTCTACAGATGAATTCTGGAGATTGTCACAATTGTTTCTGACTTTCTCTAGCTCATCAATTAGTTTTTTGTTTCCCATTTCCAAACAAGCAACCTTATTAGAAGCGTCAACCTTTTCTGCTTCAAGAAAAGTAACCTCTCGCTGAAAGGAGACATTCTGCTCTGCAAGTTCTCTCACCCGATCACGTAATCTCTCTTCCTCGCACTGAAATCTTGATAGTCTGATTGACCAATCGTCTGATCTTCTATCCATCTCTTTCTCCAAAGTAGTTTGCACTTCCACCTTTTCCTTCTCTAGCCTTCTAGTTCTGATGTCCAActctttcttcaaatttttgCATTGCTCTTTGGCAGCAAACCTTTCTGTAAGGCGTGCCTTGATCTGTGAAGACAATTCATATGCTAGTTGTTTCCTATCTTCAGTCAAACATTGGATCATCTGGAACATGTCATTTGCGCTTAGCCTCTTGTTTTTGGACATGTTaagctcatattttttttcagaagagACCATGAACTTTGCCTCAACCTCTTTTGCCCTTTGGAGCAACTTGTCATCAGTTTCTACATCCTCTGTTGCAAAATACAAGACAATATCAGAAAAATTGTTGGGCAATCATATATAGAAGAGTATGGTAATATAGCATCTTGAGTTGATACCTGAAGTAGGATCGATGGAGGGATGATTAAAGTCTTGCAAATCCTCATAGATATCTTCAACAGAAGTAACACTTTCCGATTTGTAATCTTCTAAATGTGAAAATCTCTCAGAAGCATCTAGCAGACCTGCATGGTTTCTACTTGCATTGCACAGTGTTGTAATCTTGCATGTGTCTCTTGTATCCTCTTGAGCTAGTTGGTGGAGATGTTCATCCTTTACATCCTCATATGGGTAAGTCTCAAGGATCTCTTTTGTTAGTCTTGGCAAAGATGGTACTGTAGACTGCGGTCGAGGCGGCCTTCCCAAATTCGAAACCGCAGATCTGGTGGGAGAGTTTTGCTTCTGTCTCTCACCGAGGATGGTGGCTTCCTGCTCTCCATCAATGTATCGATCTAGAACTTCATTCTTGTTCAATAAATTGGTTAGTCTTGTTGACCTGCGTCGAATGGCAATGGGAGAACTAACAGGAGAGTGCCCTGTTGAGCATGAATAGCATCTCGAACCAGGAGAGTCACTTTGCAGGACTGAATGTGCTTTTGGATCCTTTATTGTGTATTCTCTTGGGGCTGGACGCCTTTTTGGTGACCATGCATAGCAGCTGCAAGTCAGTACGCACTGTTAGGACcagcaaaaaaaatacacactttATTATCATCACTCAGATGAAAGGAAATGGT is a genomic window of Oryza glaberrima chromosome 7, OglaRS2, whole genome shotgun sequence containing:
- the LOC127778439 gene encoding uncharacterized protein LOC127778439, with amino-acid sequence MRRFFFFGSSTASTGNGGKTPSDDDSRIKKKALDGGDSNGSSSSASNSPVTKVCRSKSQRRNLNNEEPSNPKQLRRSMSFSSPVGNSFLKDQSFSFSGDVPSSLFNESDAPDHVANCYAWSPKRRPAPREYTIKDPKAHSVLQSDSPGSRCYSCSTGHSPVSSPIAIRRRSTRLTNLLNKNEVLDRYIDGEQEATILGERQKQNSPTRSAVSNLGRPPRPQSTVPSLPRLTKEILETYPYEDVKDEHLHQLAQEDTRDTCKITTLCNASRNHAGLLDASERFSHLEDYKSESVTSVEDIYEDLQDFNHPSIDPTSEDVETDDKLLQRAKEVEAKFMVSSEKKYELNMSKNKRLSANDMFQMIQCLTEDRKQLAYELSSQIKARLTERFAAKEQCKNLKKELDIRTRRLEKEKVEVQTTLEKEMDRRSDDWSIRLSRFQCEEERLRDRVRELAEQNVSFQREVTFLEAEKVDASNKVACLEMGNKKLIDELEKVRNNCDNLQNSSVELHDCFTKAVEEKDHLRKFLEDKDGENKALHKVISRLQTICNEQERTISGLRQGYSTELDKKSVECSDKIKKRMQMELIRLTGVEQKLRGEVQSCHLESESLRQENIALLNRIQSTGNGPRLSSIRLDQELLARVDNLQIHGLSLLDKTSQLCIKLLELMKCKRHENEAGNGIAALTVTDYTLEFQSIKGRIQSLKQSLGIISSVLTEKENIKGSSGETVVGSSPSREHTDELPLDIPELKLKEEAILNRVLKEALLSKELDVELLESDLASSLRIQDVMRNEIQRVQDELSCMNHKAKHLELQGLKKDEIISQVQLDFQESAKEISALRGTLKTVTDERDLLWQEAKQLRKTISIMQNETASLKKKIEALEEDILVKEGQISILQDNIKNPQLDFICSPRSVKEFGLE